The following coding sequences lie in one Globicephala melas chromosome 15, mGloMel1.2, whole genome shotgun sequence genomic window:
- the MUC3A gene encoding mucin-3A: protein MWMKKVYQNVEGFKEVVILSLRNGSIVVDYLVQLELPFSLQLESEYENVKVALKEELQTFSQNSSCGKDQVLCFKPDSIKVNNNTRTELSQEAICRHAAAVGYEDFYFPLVKENKLLCVTKCTAGVDGAIDCRQGQCVLQRSGPYCRCFSTDTHWFLGSRCEVTISWKALVGGLAGTAALLLLLLLGALSVFVARSWRRRGQGGGLSWDDRKWFETCDENTVKTFSNLGFENDRTDENFYVALENVDTNVTLHFHKPEVNLTSL from the exons GAATGGCAGCATTGTTGTGGACTACCTGGTCCAGCTGGAGTTACCCTTCAGCCTCCAGCTGGAGAGCGAGTATGAGAATGTGAAAGTGGCCCTGAAGGAGGAGCTCCAGACTTTCAGCCAGAATAGCAGCTGCGGGAAGGACCAGG TCTTGTGTTTTAAGCCTGATTCCATCAAGGTGAACAACAACACCAGGACGGAGCTGTCCCAGGAAG CCATCTGTCGCCACGCTGCTGCCGTGGGCTACGAGGATTTCTACTTCCCCTTGGTGAAGGAGAACAAGCTCCTCTGTGTCACCAAATGCACGGCGGGCGTGGACGGCGCCATCGACTGTCGTCAGGGCCAGTGCGTTCTGCAGAGGAGCGGTCCTTATTGCCG CTGCTTCTCCACGGACACGCACTGGTTCTTGGGCTCGCGCTGCGAGGTGACCATCTCCTGGAAGGCGCTTGTCGGAGGCCTGGCGGGGACCGcggcgctgctgctgctgctgctgctgggggcgCTGAGCGTCTTCGTCGCGCGCTCGTGGAGGAGGCGCGGCCAAGGCGGAGGCCT GTCCTGGGACGACAGGAAGTGGTTCGAGACCTGTGATGAGAACACCGTGAAGACTTTTTCTAACTTGGGCTTCGAGAATGACAGAACAG ATGAAAACTTCTATGTGGCCTTGGAGAACGTGGACACTAATGTGACG CTGCACTTCCACAAGCCTGAGGTGAACTTGACCTCTCTGTGA
- the LOC138842333 gene encoding mucin-12-like has translation MQLLRVLCLLWMLKVSLGATGQCYNGATWNGEECACTEGYFGYQCQSLLEYLFIESQKKINATVELRVKVTNRNFTEDLNNISSHTYLNFVQLFKSQMDKAYRSEDFPQYRGVIIRKLLKGSVVVEHEVVMEANFTSEFQELFANLTKIIKAKVMNETGKLPSNSEACKNISFLCYNEKDTFVNETVKLGFDLQGQCTQKVAKEFAQFYYVDDLNGKLACVTKCTLGTKSQMNCHHGRCQLQRSGPRCLCLNSDTHWHWGESCEFSTSKSMAYGIVGAVVVLLVVSVVVLAISLSQSQRKLHRRQENNLSRDWQEEDVLVSFQSAGVWEGQNLQGDTFGLENVYRHFQPSLQNVDPSTELHIQRPTVVTAAQ, from the exons GGCAGTGCTACAATGGGGCCACTTGGAACGGAGAAGAATGTGCCTGTACCGAAGGCTACTTTGGTTACCAGTGTCAGTCCCTCTTGGAATACTTATTCATAG AG tcccagaaaaaaatcaatgccaCTGTAGAACTGAGAGTGAAAGTAACTAACAGAAATttcacagaagacctaaataacaTATCCTCCCATACATACCTGAATTTTGTTCAACTATTCAAGAGTCAG ATGGATAAAGCTTACAGGAGCGAAGACTTTCCACAATACAGAGGCGTGATCATTAGGAAACTACT CAAAGGCAGCGTCGTGGTGGAACATGAAGTCGTCATGGAGGCAAACTTCACTTCAGAGTTTCAGGAGCTGTTTGCAAACCTCACTAAGATCATAAAGGCCAAGGTTATGAATGAGACCGGAAAGCTACCGAGTAATTCTGAAGCGTGCAAAA ACATCTCATTCCTGTGCTACAATGAGAAGGACACCTTCGTGAATGAGACCGTGAAGCTCGGCTTTGACCTGCAAG ggcaatGCACTCAGAAAGTTGCGAAGGAATTCGCCCAATTCTACTACGTGGATGATCTGAATGGGAAGCTGGCCTGTGTGACCAAGTGCACCCTGGGGACGAAGTCGCAAATGAACTGTCACCACGGCAGGTGCCAGCTTCAGCGAAGTGGCCCCCGTTGCCT GTGCCTGAACTCGGACACGCACTGGCACTGGGGAGAAAGCtgtgaattcagcaccagcaagaGCATGGCGTATGGGATCGTAGGGGCCGTGGTGGTGCTACTGGTGGTCTCGGTGGTGGTCCTGGCCATCTCACTCAGCCAATCCCAGAGAAAACTGCACAG AAG GCAAGAGAACAACCTGTCTCGAGACTGGCAAGAAGAAGATGTCCTTGTCAGCTTCCAGAGCGCCGGCGTCTGGGAAG GTCAGAATCTGCAGGGGGACACGTTTGGCCTTGAAAATGTCTACAGACACTTCCAGCCTTCCCTGCAGAACGTGGACCCCAGCACAGAG ctccaCATTCAGAGGCCCACGGTGGTGACAGCTGCTCAGTGA